ATGGGTGACTATGgtctgcgatgactgccctatATGGCCTTCCTCCCTATCCTATACAAAAGAACCTAAATGAGATTTTTACCTCTTTAGCAGATATCCTTTTCTTCTCATCATAAagtaaaaaagatttaataaaattaaccgCGTCTGGTTCGACGCCAGGTAAAATTTCTGTCCAAGACATTGGCGGGCATTCGGGAAAcgtaattttatgataatccGGTAGATTTGAATGATCGGGCCATAAATCTTCGGTAGGTGTACCCAGGTGTTGTACCACTATTGCAAGTTGTTCTATGTCTGATTCACcctaaaatgtaaaaaattaaaaaggcaGCAACACTTAAATTTTCGTCAGTGATAAGTGTTAATTGATTAAGATTTGTATACGCTTGACGCAATATAGGTATTGTTACGTCAACTTTCGCTTAAGACAtcgcaattataaaaaaaaaaccaatagaTCCATACATTTCCCGCCTCAAAAAGcacttgtttttgttattgcaatacttattcgttaacAACTTACAGCAAAGAGTGGCTTCTTAGTAATCATCTCCGCGATAATACAACCTACTGCCCAGACATCGACATTTTCAGTATAATATCGTGCTCCGTACAACAATTCTGGTGCCCGGTACCACCTAAAAACGATTTAACCTAAAATCTTAATTTCTCCTGTTtgcaaaagttaaaaatacattattatagcTTAGGAGCTAGAAATCCCAAAAGCcacgtaattataataaaggcTAAAATTTAAGTTAGTTACATACCTGGTAGCTACTTGATGAGAGTATGGTCGACCTCCATCAGGCCAAAATAATCGCGCTAAACCCAAATCTGCTATCTTCAAAACGCCTTCATGGTTTATAAGTAAGTTTGCCGGCTTAAGATCCtatgaaaaacaatttttgttagTCTTTACGaagtaaatgtttaatatgtaatgtatgtatcaGCCTCGTTATCTCAAAAATATCGCacattactaaaattaattgttcacggtttcatataaaaatagtcttTAGCAGTTTAGTATAATTAGCTTTTGCTTTGGATGACGTTTAACGTACGTATCTTGCTAtacaatgataaaaaaataattctactCAATTTTTTTACGTACCCGATGCATAACATAATGCGCATGCATATATCGTGTACCCTTTAAAAGCATTTGGGCATACGCTTTTACTCTTGGTAGAGTCAACTCTTGTTGTCTATGATGCAGCATATCCCATAACCCCGAGGACATGTACTCGAGTACGAGAACTAGACTCATACCTCGTGGAAACATatcataaagttttattacctaaaaaaatttagaagtgacattttaatgtatcttttaaCGGCAAAGACAGACCTGATTGTGATTGTTTGATCTATATTCTAGACTTTagaattaaaacatacatatttacacCGAAGCAGTTGCAGAGCCTTTATCTCTCGCATAACATTTACTGGTATTCCTTCGTCTATGTTTTTGATAAGAATCTTCTTTAGGGCCACCTCACGGCCGGTTGGGAGGTGATTAGCCTTAAAGACTAGCCCATGGGCACCCTCACCTATTCGCCCTACTATTGAATAGCTCGTAATATCCCGATTCAttgtataaaaagttaaatatttgtttatgtttgttttgttcGGGTTGCTAGGGGAAACAAAGGCATAGACGACATTTTATCATTCATTGTAGATTAAAATGCAGAGTGGTCCAAAATTCTGTAACTAACTTTAAActgaattaaaaagaaaatgttttaacttttaatagaATTGTTTATATcgtatttgtatgtattaatttaaattctggttatatgtaaattaggTCATAGAATTGTAAGtgttacttacttacttacggagatataaagcaaaaattaaaatgtaatttaaattaacgagtttgtaataatatttataattacttatgAAAGTGAAACATTATTAGGAAAATGGAGACAACTCTCTTGCATGGTCTGGTGTTTTTACCAATATACTAACttcaaactaaactaaaagatACGTTATAATATGTCAAGTCTAGGTGAagataattacaaaattgaaAAACCTACAGTCCTACATTATGTAATCATTCTTAAAACCCCTTTTACATAGAGTCCAAAATGACAACAGAGACTAATTATTTTGACCTTCGAAACActtgtttaattaatgtagactgattaaataattttacgaaAAAGGTGAATAAGAATATTGTTAGCAGTTACGTTCGGTTGTGTTATACAAAATGAGGGCTTGGaaaatttgtattgttataattgtTTCATGCACCTATGTGCAAAGTGCATCTATTCTTGCACTATTTTCGTCCCTATCGTTTTCTGACCATCTCGTGTTCCGTGGATATGTATCATTGCTCGCTCAACGTGGTCACTCAGTGGTCGTAATGACTCCATACCCTGGTCTATTCCCTCCACAAGAAATGGAAAGGATCGTCGAGTTGAACGTTGGGGCTGAATCAGGACCATTTTGGGATGAGTATAAGAAACTAATGACTGATACGGATGATTACTATAACCGCTTGAAAGATATCAATGAATTCACATTAAAATTAGCCATCGCACAGCTTAAGTCGAAGACTATGTCTTCGTTATTCATAAACCCTAACGTTAAGTTCGAATTGGTGATAACAGAGGCCGATGTACCACTTTTGTATGCGATAGCAGAAAAATATGACGCACCACACGTTTCCATTACTACATCGATTGGAAAAGTTCACCAATACGAAAGTAAGGGTACACCAATTCATCCCTTGCTGTATCCCGATGCAAATGTACTCAACTATAGAAACCTAACGGGGTGGCAGAAGATTGTGGAGTTCTATCGTCATTACCAAACTAAGAATGAATATTACTACAATCATCTTCCCCTTAGTGAAATTGCTGCGAGGAAAATGTTTGGTTTAAAACGTCCTCTTATTGAAGTAGAATATGACATTGATATCCTGTTGATTGCTGCTAATCCAACATTGATTGGTAACAGACCAACGGTACCCGCAATTTCGTTTGTCGATCGATTGCATATTAAACCAGGTTTTCCTTTGCAGCAGGTAACTATTGCCATATTTACATCATGCTTTTATAGAACTACATTTCATAATGACGTAATATTTCACTTGGCTTCTcgaattaagaatattatatgcTTTTTAGGGTTTAAAGGAGATTCTTGATTCGGCTACTAAAGGTGTTGTTTACTTCAGTATTGGTGCTCTTCAAGAGCCAGAGCATCTTTCcacaaatatattacaaaccTTGACGGATGCTTTTAGAGAACTACCATTTGTAGTATTATGGAAGATTGGAAACACGACTATGATCAATAGACCAGACAACGTTATTACTAACCTCTGGTTTCCACAGCAAGAAATTTTAGGTATGTTCAAGAATTATTCCCGCCTGACTTTAGTTGACACTCAATTTGATTTCATTAACATTATCTAGGTTATAGAATATTCcataattaagatatttacTTGAGGCAAGCGTATTACTAGTGACGTAACATTAGGGTGACAGGGCTGGCAAAATGCCACGGGCCCCCGACCCAAGAAGGCCCCTGCCCAAGAGGCCGCGAGCTcagaaaattgttatttttattttattataatgtatgcaGTTTTCTGcacgtttccttcaccgaaaaGCTAGCGAATAGATGATGAATGCATTGAGATAATATGTTCTATGGATGAATGCAATACGCATTGGGCTAGCGTGGGGACTACAAACTATTCCCTCTCGCCTAAGAGAGGAGTTATTATTGTGGCACTAGTGGAACATATAGAAATGTAATTAAGTGCGCTGAAAATctcaaaatttgttaaaattaactaagtAAAACGTGACGATTTTTACTGATAGGGCCccatcaaaaattaataaattgagatataaactttattagattgagatataaactatattaaattgagatataaactgtattagattgaaatataaactttattaaattaagatataaaatttatcaacttgagcaataacctttattaacttgagatataaactttattaacttgatatataaacttaatttacttGAGATACAAACTTTAAACGTGTAATAAAGTACGCTGAGAATCTCGAagcttattaaaattgaactgAGTACAACGAGACGATTTTTACTGATAGGGCCCCATCAAAAGAAATTGCCACGGATCCCAGATGGTATAGTTACGCCACTGCGTATTACAGTatgcaaattataaaatatttaatttttaatcaatttatattagattGATGTTAATGTTCGAGGGAGGAGTTGGTAGGGAATTGtaataaacatttgtattaataatacaaatttacgcTTATTTTTAGCTCATCCAAATGTTAAAGCCTTTATAACACACGGTGGAGCTCGATCGTTGGAAGAAGCTCTATTTTACGAAATTCCCATTATCGGTCTGCCTATAGTACGGTCTCATAAAGTGTTAATTGCCGAGATCACTCGACATGGAGCAGGCGAAATATTAGACATCCAATCCTTGGAAAAAGAAACTACGAAGAAAATTATAAGCGACGTCGCTAGCAACGAAAAGTAcgatatttagttttaatacgTCAGTTTAGTATTGAATTCtctaagaacataaaatatattttgcccattttattagatatattatataattattttatttataaatatattaagcaatattattatatgcgAGAAATTAAGCTTTCTGGCCGCACGGAGAATCAATGTtgtcatcgacggagcatgttcggaacatatttataatggcTAAGGTGCTGCACAGTGTGCTTGGctcaatgtttaataattatatcaatcTCTATGACGCTCAGTTTGGCTTTCGACAGCTTTGGCAGCTTCAGTGGAGAGTCCTGCTCCACTGAAGCTGCTAGAAACGTACGTACGCACGTAGAAACGTCTGAAGCATACTCTCCAGTATTAAACGAAGCGTAACACACCGGTAAATGCCTGCTTCCTGGATTTGACTCGGGCCTTTGATCTTGTGTCGTAAGTATGATGATGAATGCTTTGGAGGAAGATGGAGGACAGGAGTGTGCCAActcaattgttaaatatatttaaatttcagatgACTTGTCTTCGTCTATCATGAGGCATTTTGTGCGTACACTTGTCGGTACAGATAGACTGGTGTATGCATAGACTTCTTTACGAGctttatgtttttatgtttagctgtttaatacataataatatactaacacTAGTCTGCAAGTTTATACTAACATAATGATGGATTATTTTATCTGAACAAAtagatagtaataataattcgaccctagtccttcaagaaaagtgcgTACCAATTCGCTGACAACGcaatcgcgagccctctgccattgagtgtccatgggcggcggtatcacttaacatcaagtgagtctcctacccgtttgccccctgttctataaaaaaatgaaaaatattaatattaatcgtTTAATATTcgtgaaataaatgatttcgATTTAATATAggataattttcaataatggTATGTTTATTTACAGTTACAGAAAAGCCATGATAAAATTGAAGAGCAAGGTTGTGTCGCCCATGATATCTGGTCCTGAAAATGCCTTATGGTGGACAGACTACGTTTTACGAAATGGTGGGGCTAAGTACCTTCGTTCACCAGCTGTAGGTCTaacctttataaaatattatatgttggATATAGCCGCTATTCTTCTGTCGATATGTACTGTATTACTCGTAACTATATACCtaattataagaataatttacAGAAGGCTTCGTCAACGTTTTATTGCTAAATTTGATAAAGATGGCAAGTTTAAAgaactgtaattttttaactatCTCAGTAGGTACGTATTTATAGTaggtatttattgtatttgaactatctacttttatattttaaattaaattgaaaaaatataaatttattttaccagtgtattatttatattaaattaatttaatttacttctaAATCACAACATGATCATTGCATACTTTACTATTACATTACAATGCGTGaaactaaacatttaaattatgtataacagAAAATTactagtttattattatattaataaatagtctATGAAACCACTGTAGATCATTTGCtagcaaaaattataaataagtaatttctGTTGTCTTATCGAAAATATCGGAACCCCTTTACTGGTAAAGGCCAAGGTAAGGTAAAAATAAAGTCTAAGCTGTATATTATCGTTTTTTTGTCATGattggctttattattattgaaaatatcaggtaaattttattcttatatttcCTGACGCATAAATGATGACTTTTATCTGTTATTACGTATTTAAGCaagaatatataacataatacaacCATGAAGGCGCCAAAACTCAAATCTACGCTTGCGCTGTATTCATCGTTATCACAGATAATAAAACTACCATAAAAagcgaataaaaatattcatttttattacgttttattaatgtatattaaaattaaatattatcagttGATCTaagttttaagtaataataattatgctCTGTGTCAGAAAACTGAAGCGAAAACTTGTGATATCCGAAACCAAAACGAAACAAAAACGTATGAACTGTCTGATAACCGCAGATGAGTAAGTATTGGTACTCTATGGTAACTTCTTCTGTGTGCTCAACACTcaacagtaaataaaataattatgaaataatatgaatattttggtatattaatttaaccttTTCAGTTATTGATTGACGTCGCTTTTAAAGTGTTActaattttaaccaaattaGTTTCAATAATAATCTTACAACCTATATCTTAAATACATAAGGATGACATCAGTAAGAACTTGTCCCGGATTATATTGTGGTCGTACAGAGCTAGTTGATAATACTTGGAGTGATTGTGGTGCCTGCCCTCGAGGCTTTCGTACAAATGCCTCCAGCTATTGCGTGGAGTGTACCGATGAGCCCACATTATACGACTGGCAATATCTTGGTTTTATGGTTCTCCTACCACTTGTGCTACATTGGTTCTTTATAGATATGGTAGCAACCGGAAAAAAGTAAGTTTCTTTCTGAGATTGAGTTTGCTGCTCTAGCTACTTGTTACTCAGTTACTGTTACTTGCCTCAGTAATGTCTGTTTCAGTAATTCAGGAATGAACTCTGGtttcttttcatttaaaaataaatgtttttttaaagaaaaaaaacatatttcctataaaatataatcaagaTACAACTTGGATATTTTAGAGTAACTTACATTTAGTAAGAATACCTTGATTTCAGAAAGATAACAACTGTATCACAGCACTTTTGTGCGCTATCTGAAATTATCTGTGGGACTTTAGCTGCATTGTTGGTACTTCCTCCAGCAGGTTCCCTTGCTTTGTATGTGTGCACCCCAAAAGCCTTGTCTGACTGGTATACCTTGCTGCATAACCCTCAACCAGATTATAAGGAGACACTTCATTGTACACAGGAAGCAGTGTATCCATTGTAAGTGTATATCTTAACATTAATCAGTTTTGCTtgacttaattaatattactttaagttattaaaagaaattatataaaatatgagtaaTACTTGTAGTACCAATTATATTGATGTCTTCTTCTTATGACTTCTTTAATGCAATTGCAGATGTAACTCTATCActtagaacattttttttgtgatataatatatatatatatgttatatgttatgTGATAATTCTAAATGTCCTTTGCAGATATACAATAGTTTTGCTTATTTATGCATTCAGTTTACTCCTTACGGTAACTTTAAGGCCAATACTTCTCATTTGGCTGAAGAATAACTCTGGGAAAAAGGCTATATACTGTGCCCTTTATTTCTATCCCATTCTGGTTCTCACACACACAGTTGCTGCTGGATTGATATGTGAGTATAAATTTGGTATCCACATCAGCATATCTAGAAGTCTATTAGAATTGTAATTGTGTTACTTACTACTTAGACAAAATCacagtaattataaatactgtgtttggttttattttatctttatgcttaatataaaaaatttaaagcataaagctttgtaaataaatgaaataagatATATCACTAATTTTCACATGAGTTCACTTTTTTCAACGGTAGAGtctaatgtttaattaatttcaaatatctgATTAATTTTCAGATTGTGCATTcccatacattattataataatatcaatgatGACTTCAGCATCTCACTTCTCAATCAAGATAGATCAATCTGCTCCAGCTCTTCTAATATCTTCGATAAAGAACACAAGAAATCTTATAATACTTTTAGGTCATTGGACCATACACGCGTATGGCATTATTTCTCTTACTGGATTCAAAGAACTATGGTACCTTACACTAGTTCCGGCACCAGCTCTGTTTTATATACTAACAGCACAGTTTTCAGATCCTTTGAAAATTCATAATGATTGACTAGTACAAAGCACGTTAGAAAAAATGGTGCTATTTTGATGTTTAACTAGTCAAGCGAGTGACGGACTTGATGAATGGCAATGATTAGTgaaatgtaaagaaataaaggGCTGAATAAGGGCCAATAACATCGGGTTTCCTTATATAAGCAAGACTTTATAACCAGCAAATTACTTGATCACAACATACATGTGTAAGTGCAATATTCCACCAAATACCATGAGACATTCTTGACAGTCTTAAGACATTCATGAGAATTAactcaaaatgtttttatggtCATAACTGAACCTGTGACTACTGTCTTAAGAATTTgcatcttaattaaaataactgatTTTGTGATAAAGTTAATTTGTAAATGATCAGATTAATTTTGCAGTTATACTTTTAACTCGTTAGGTGAGTATATTGAGAGTAATCGATTGCGCGTGATTTTTACGTGCGCGCATACCATCGccaaaaaccgacaccctgatgTTAGTTAACCTATAgtcaatattttagttttttctattgttagtgtcgctTTTCCTACTAACGTTCTATCTTGTTATGtcaaagtataacttctaacgcatGTATGTTAGTATAcacgtttttttattgtcataaAATTGAGTTAAAGCACTGTGTGTCACTAACTAAGTAAATGCAAACATTCCtcaataaatattgcaatCACTTTCGTCCAAAACCTtcctaaaatttaaatatcatttttttaaatgtttacacCTGACTTCC
This portion of the Pieris brassicae chromosome 6, ilPieBrab1.1, whole genome shotgun sequence genome encodes:
- the LOC123710714 gene encoding cyclin-dependent kinase 20-like; the protein is MNRDITSYSIVGRIGEGAHGLVFKANHLPTGREVALKKILIKNIDEGIPVNVMREIKALQLLRCKYVIKLYDMFPRGMSLVLVLEYMSSGLWDMLHHRQQELTLPRVKAYAQMLLKGTRYMHAHYVMHRDLKPANLLINHEGVLKIADLGLARLFWPDGGRPYSHQVATRWYRAPELLYGARYYTENVDVWAVGCIIAEMITKKPLFAGESDIEQLAIVVQHLGTPTEDLWPDHSNLPDYHKITFPECPPMSWTEILPGVEPDAVNFIKSFLLYDEKKRISAKEALRHSWFRTKPTPTNLEDMPRPLLNTKR
- the LOC123710715 gene encoding JNK1/MAPK8-associated membrane protein — encoded protein: MTSVRTCPGLYCGRTELVDNTWSDCGACPRGFRTNASSYCVECTDEPTLYDWQYLGFMVLLPLVLHWFFIDMVATGKKKITTVSQHFCALSEIICGTLAALLVLPPAGSLALYVCTPKALSDWYTLLHNPQPDYKETLHCTQEAVYPLYTIVLLIYAFSLLLTVTLRPILLIWLKNNSGKKAIYCALYFYPILVLTHTVAAGLIYCAFPYIIIIISMMTSASHFSIKIDQSAPALLISSIKNTRNLIILLGHWTIHAYGIISLTGFKELWYLTLVPAPALFYILTAQFSDPLKIHND
- the LOC123710605 gene encoding UDP-glucosyltransferase 2-like, yielding MRAWKICIVIIVSCTYVQSASILALFSSLSFSDHLVFRGYVSLLAQRGHSVVVMTPYPGLFPPQEMERIVELNVGAESGPFWDEYKKLMTDTDDYYNRLKDINEFTLKLAIAQLKSKTMSSLFINPNVKFELVITEADVPLLYAIAEKYDAPHVSITTSIGKVHQYESKGTPIHPLLYPDANVLNYRNLTGWQKIVEFYRHYQTKNEYYYNHLPLSEIAARKMFGLKRPLIEVEYDIDILLIAANPTLIGNRPTVPAISFVDRLHIKPGFPLQQGLKEILDSATKGVVYFSIGALQEPEHLSTNILQTLTDAFRELPFVVLWKIGNTTMINRPDNVITNLWFPQQEILAHPNVKAFITHGGARSLEEALFYEIPIIGLPIVRSHKVLIAEITRHGAGEILDIQSLEKETTKKIISDVASNEKYDI